The nucleotide sequence CTCTCTATTGCAATCATACTATCTTCTGCATCATGGTGAACTTGAACGTCAGACCTCACATCCTCAACAACAACAGTAGACACATCCTCAACAACAACAGTAGACAACTTATCAGCACTAGCTATGTTATCCACATCCTTTACATCTTTTGCGTAAAATTTCTTCCATGTATCTATACTGGTATTCTTAGTCTTTAAGAAGTCTTCAAAATCATCAACAGCATCTTGATAATTTATTGTCAGTTTTGTTCCTTGATTTCTCACATCATCTGATAAGGGTGGAATCACACCTATATTGAGAGGTTCATGGTTAGAAGGAGAGTCAGTTTGACAGCTCTTCTCAGCAGTTACTAGTCTGGCCCTAGTTTTGATGGGTTCTCCACCACCATCGTGTACTTCCATACCTACATCCTTCCGCTGTTTTCTTCTCACACTCCTTAAATCCTTAGAAGGCCAGACCATAGCATTAGGTATATTGTCTTGGCTTTCAACACTCTTTTTCTTCCTATTGTTTGTGTCTGCACCATTCATAAACTGCCTTATTTCTTTCGTATCTGAGTTACTCTGGGGTAGGCTTGTACTTGGATCACCACCATCATAGAAACCATTGTGAAGCTTACCATTAGTTTCTTCTGGTGGATTTGACATCTCGTCTTTGTTGTCTTGGTTCATCAAGTCACTGGTAATGGTGTCTGTAATATGGTAAGACAATTTATAAGCTAAAGAATAGAATTCTTTGAAAACACTACCTGTTTCTTTCTGGTATAAGTAATGTCAAGGAAGCATGGAAGTTAACGGAATATGGTCTTAAATCACAAGTGTGGTATGGGTTCCATAGGGTCCCCTCAATTGTAACTTGAATGATACTCTTCATACAACTGAAAGCAGATCATGAGATCACATTACAATggtagttaattaattaattaattaattaattaatcaatcaattacattgtaattgtttttgttcaattacattatttgtataATCATTATATGAGATTATTACGAACACTGTCTAAACTTAAAATGCTACATCttctcattttgaaaatatttagaGGATCACAGATTTGAGTAGACATAAGCTATAAGACTTCACCATTGCTTTTTATCTTACAGTATAACTTTGCAACTTCTAGTCTTTTCTATCGACATCCTGTAAATAGCTACAACTCAACCTATACCTTTCACTCACTTTTCCAGACATAGAAATAAGAATACACAACTTACCAGGCAGTTTTTTCATAGCAATGTGACAGTCCTGTTGAATTGTTAGTAATTGATGATATTCTTGTCCACTTGCTGCATACGTAACTGCTATACCTTGTGTGCCAAATCTGCCTGCTCTACCAATCCGATGTAAATATGTCTTAGCATCGTAGGGAACATCTAAGTTGACTACAAGATTCACTCTCTCAGCATCAATTCCCCTGGCAGtctgaaaatcatgaaaaaacaATCACAGCTAATTTCTCTGGGGAAGACTTACAATGAAAATGAGATTGTGAGCCTTATTGGCAATAGCGCCCTCTCTGTTGTATAGTGAACATGGATGGAAGCCTACGCTGGATGTAGCATAGGTGTTTGCGTGAGTGTGGCAATTCATAACTTGGCAAACTCTGAAATGAACTTTTCAAAACACAGTGCCCTCTATCAATTCAGCATTGCACATTTTATTATTGCAATTCTATCAACTGATACAAGGTGAAGTGATACATACCACATGTGTTTTTGTCGATGACAGAAAAATTATAATTACTGGTAACCATTAAACAACTGTATTTTTGAGCTCTtcacatacagtatatatatttgaCTAGCTGAACAGAAAAAACTGTTGTTTGAATAAAGACAAAACTCAACCAAAGTCTAAGGCAGACATTACTTTTAACTCTATTCATTATGACATTGTCTATCTTTAGCCATCACCATTAAATAGACTCAATTCTACTTACAAGATCTGTTGATATTAGAACTCTACACTGGAATTTCTTTAACATTGCCATAGCTTGCAGTCGATGAGTCTGGTCCTGGCTACCAGATATATATGTGCTTGGCCAGCCTTTGACACACAGATAATCAGATAGGTTTTGAGCTCTGTGAAAAatgaaagttgaaaataaaaccatttCATAATCACAAATGTACTCTATTATTATATCCAGATTCCACAATGCAAATAAATTATCCATAAAAAAATGGCTACGTAGTGATGAACACAATATGAGAGGCTCTACTTATGCTCGTCAAAGTCTTTGCAAAATTTTCATTCAAAGAAACCGAGTCTTGCAAAAACAATTGAACAGCTTTGATTAAGGAAATTAGCCCAGGCAatctttgaatattttgacatgCAGAAAACTTGTCAAATTCTATGAAAttttaaatgtacacaaaaGTGACAAAATCAAGCTGGCATAATGAAATCATAGTTTTATGTATATACTGTAGTGAACTATATTAATTTATAACATCATTTTccatatagccttcagtgattggtttAGATTGTACCatgtggtatggactattgacccatagcgacctcaatttgcatataaggGGTACTAGTCacattctattttccctagggtaATATTCATGTAACATGGAAATCTTATTggggatttgctttgactatggacAGAACATGTGCCTGAGAAGTGATGCAACACttttattgcctggccttatttgggcattAATAGAGATCATATTACCCTTTCGGCTGCAGGAGATAGTTGCTATATAATGCCCTTGGGGTAATGGATATTTACTAATATCCTCATAACAAGGCAATAGGGATATAAGCTTATGATATTTCACTGTCTGActttgtaaaaataacaaaacacagaTACCCTTTTAACGATCTGGATCGCTGACTCTGTAATGAAGGTACATGTGACTTACCTTGTCTGGTAATTGGAGAATATCAAACACTGGTTGAATGTTACTTGGCTAAGGAGTTGTAAGAGATGTTGCACtttgatttcaaattgtttATGAGGTAGAGAATTGTAGGACACCACTTTGTAATACTGAACTAGACCTGTTTGAGAGGAGTCTAAGAATTAGTATTGTGCTTCATTCTAGTATTAAAAACACAGAATGATTACAAGAAGTCTTTACCTCCTACAATCTCTATATAAACTTTTGTGATTTCTGGAGCTGTGTAACATTCTGAGGAGGATCATGTTTTCTGCTTTTTAAATTTTTCAGACAAGATGAATATAATATCATGATTTAGCAACATGTAAGTAACAAAAAGCCTTTCCATAAAGATAATTAAAATTGATGGCTTTCCTACACCTGAAAATGACCACATTATCAACCAGAAATGAAGTACTGTACTTTCGACAAAGGACGTTCGAAAACTGTGAAACCAGAATTTTCAAAttggcaattttgaaattaaactACAAATTACACTGATGCTCTTCGTGCTAACTGCAAGTTTTGTGTATTTGAGTACATCAAAAAGCATActttttgaagttttttttcatCCTTACCTTGCAAAGCCAGATCTTTAGGGTTGAGTCTAACAAAGACAGGATCTCTCATGTATGATGTCAGCTGCTGTGCCAGGTATTCAGGATATGTTGCTGATAATGCTAACATTTGTTTGTTCTCAGGAAGAGCCGAGTAAATCCAGCTGTAAAGTACACATAATTTAAATACACAGATGGAATGAGACATACACTAATTTGTACTGACAGACAGTATGTTAACATTGTGGATACTGACTTCACAACTTATCTCGTACATTTCATAATGACTCTTCCATCCCAATTCTTTGATATCATAACAGAAAATTTAGCTTTCCTATAGATTACTTAACTGTAATCAGACAAACCTAACTGAGGTAACAACAGCTGCTTTTACAGTACAAGCAAGAGGGTAATCATTGTCtatacataaacataaactATATTTGTATAATCAGGACTTCcatctgaaatgaaaatatgtatgcTTGATAAATGAAGAGCACTGAGAGAAAAAAAGATTACAGTCATAAGTTAACCTACATCGAAGGAAATACAGTGTCTATAGGACAGTGAGTTTTTACAATCACTCCTACATTTCACAACTTACTTGATCTGTTCTTTGAAACTTTCATCTAGTAGTTTGTCTGCTTCATCCAGAACATAAAGTCTGATAGTGTTAGTGTTTATCAAATCTTCTTCTATAAGCTGTTTTATACGACCTGATTGACAGAACAAGAGATAAATGGTTATGGAATAAACCCACAAATGTTAAGGCATGTAATTCACTTACTCCTGATTTATTGATCGTATTTAGTATGTACAGACTGAGGTGAGATGTACATAATACTGAGAAACTTCAACAAATGTAACTATAATAGATGAAGACTTCAGGAAGTGTTGTAGTTTTCTGCATGCCTTATACATCCTACCACTGTCTAACTTACCATGTATGGACTGTGACCATATATAGTACCTCAGACATTTGTTGgctgtatgatgtagtacaagGTATACTAGAAGTCTATACAAGTGTCCATAAGGGATGACCACACAATGTCACATAAGCTCAAAAATGAACTTTTTttgttggggtgggggtgggggtgggtggggggtaTTGTGTCAATGTGAgtacttctaaccaaatttcaaaaactttcacgccttcaatgatattttaaggtgtttaccatcatgtttttacattgcatcgatcgtagtCACAccctacaattttcatcatggtttacaactgtatataaatatgttgaTGTCGCACTTTTGAATGTGCGTTTAGGGGAGGcggttttgtcctaaatgaactGAGTTCATTTATTAGGCTTGTGCAACATGTGTGATCTTCCCTAAGTTACATCAAATTAATGTTAGTGTCACAGTAACAGTTCTTGTACAGTACAATTTGTGTGTCCTCTCATAACCATGTATATATTCTTAGTCTCTACAACCATCCAGTGACTACACTGTCACAATGTAATGCATCGTTATAAACTGTGTCTGTTTCTATGCTGTATGATCTTACCTGGCGTTCCCACTGCAATGTGGCATTTGTTCAGTTTTTGTTTGTCTTGTGCTAGTGGCAATCCACCAATGAAGACATGACATCTAAGTTTTAATAGAGCACTTCCAATGGACAGAATCACATCATGAATTTGTACAGCAATCTCTCTTGTTGGTGCCAGTACAAGTACTTGGGTACTGTTGCTATTCAACTGTAAACTTTCTAAGGCAATTACACTGAATA is from Glandiceps talaboti chromosome 1, keGlaTala1.1, whole genome shotgun sequence and encodes:
- the LOC144453987 gene encoding uncharacterized protein LOC144453987, which translates into the protein MASYKPAHNISERHRTADVLIAENVDFAGLLLSEAVQKGLTTAGFEKPSPIQLKAIPLGRCGLDLIVQAKSGTGKTCVFSVIALESLQLNSNSTQVLVLAPTREIAVQIHDVILSIGSALLKLRCHVFIGGLPLAQDKQKLNKCHIAVGTPGRIKQLIEEDLINTNTIRLYVLDEADKLLDESFKEQINWIYSALPENKQMLALSATYPEYLAQQLTSYMRDPVFVRLNPKDLALQGLVQYYKVVSYNSLPHKQFEIKVQHLLQLLSQVTFNQCLIFSNYQTRAQNLSDYLCVKGWPSTYISGSQDQTHRLQAMAMLKKFQCRVLISTDLTARGIDAERVNLVVNLDVPYDAKTYLHRIGRAGRFGTQGIAVTYAASGQEYHQLLTIQQDCHIAMKKLPDTITSDLMNQDNKDEMSNPPEETNGKLHNGFYDGGDPSTSLPQSNSDTKEIRQFMNGADTNNRKKKSVESQDNIPNAMVWPSKDLRSVRRKQRKDVGMEVHDGGGEPIKTRARLVTAEKSCQTDSPSNHEPLNIGVIPPLSDDVRNQGTKLTINYQDAVDDFEDFLKTKNTSIDTWKKFYAKDVKDVDNIASADKLSTVVVEDVSTVVVEDVRSDVQVHHDAEDSMIAIERNDVSPLLKEDENDTEKSNVAGVELYASEVDVHEEGNDSKDELECILNENVTKLSDLNIDNRDSQYDTTSSTSFQAQAGILETQIAENCFQTGVNQTTYSETMQNSIMRLNYEQDYNSESVFTDEKTNGLSYIDNTSDGDSSVKEAKERKDVVEQGDWNANGDEEESVEEDDEEEEEEEDSSETDDGDYDIDTSKLYADGDVYNEFSQYYNPWQDASQGAYGTSHINNSMHTGEYERQETTYQNDVPNTYTTDRYDYDNGNPTQTSQYAQPPYPGPPYQGPPGMDHHSQWERPYQGNYPDRGDPSWDWYNAYMYNAWLHEYHMQSYFNYPTPPPPYWQHW